One stretch of Microbacterium terrae DNA includes these proteins:
- a CDS encoding GNAT family N-acetyltransferase, with protein sequence MEAETQTDTVVRPVRDVDAEALGRVHATAWHETYDHLISKAALEAVSPKRLAELWTHWAVQGPEFKMFAALVGGEIVGFAGSGPARDKDAPRFRELYFIYLLDAHHGTGIGQKLFDAVVEDGEELYLWVADDNPRAHRFYARNGFALDGATHTEPFLGETLTEVRFVR encoded by the coding sequence ATGGAAGCCGAAACCCAGACCGACACCGTCGTCCGTCCGGTGCGGGATGTCGACGCAGAAGCCCTGGGCCGCGTCCACGCCACCGCCTGGCACGAGACCTACGACCACCTGATCAGCAAGGCGGCCCTCGAGGCCGTCTCACCCAAGCGACTCGCAGAGCTGTGGACCCACTGGGCTGTCCAGGGTCCCGAGTTCAAGATGTTCGCCGCCCTCGTGGGGGGCGAGATCGTGGGCTTCGCCGGTTCCGGTCCCGCCCGCGACAAGGATGCTCCGCGATTCCGCGAGCTGTACTTCATCTACCTGCTCGACGCCCACCACGGCACCGGCATCGGCCAGAAGCTGTTCGACGCCGTCGTCGAGGACGGCGAGGAGCTGTACCTGTGGGTCGCCGACGACAACCCCCGCGCACACCGCTTCTACGCGCGCAACGGATTCGCCCTCGACGGCGCCACGCACACGGAGCCCTTCCTCGGCGAGACGCTCACCGAGGTGCGGTTCGTCCGCTGA
- a CDS encoding acyl-CoA thioesterase produces the protein MNVIWRTLLTIWHAKVQLRRRGPVPLNAVGRVRVRTMPTDIDLLGHMNNGRYGSLFDLGRFDLLIRTGLWDTVNERRWYAVVASETITFRKSLELWQRFTIETRLLGHDDKSVYMVHRAVVKGEVYTEMIVRARFLKRSGGLVSHEELFEAVGRPEGVPDVAPWVHDWASASALPSTKAPAPSMWE, from the coding sequence GTGAACGTGATCTGGCGCACCCTCCTGACGATCTGGCACGCCAAGGTGCAGCTGCGCCGTCGCGGCCCCGTTCCGCTCAATGCCGTCGGGCGGGTGCGCGTGCGCACGATGCCGACCGACATCGATCTGCTCGGTCACATGAACAACGGGCGCTACGGGTCGCTCTTCGACCTCGGCCGCTTCGACCTCCTCATCCGTACGGGGCTCTGGGACACGGTGAACGAGCGTCGCTGGTACGCGGTCGTGGCGAGCGAGACCATCACGTTCCGCAAGTCGCTCGAGCTGTGGCAGCGCTTCACGATCGAGACGCGCCTCCTCGGCCACGACGACAAGTCGGTGTACATGGTGCACCGGGCCGTTGTGAAGGGCGAGGTCTACACCGAGATGATCGTGCGGGCGCGGTTCCTCAAGCGCAGCGGCGGGCTGGTCTCGCACGAGGAGCTGTTCGAGGCGGTCGGCCGCCCGGAGGGTGTTCCGGATGTCGCCCCCTGGGTGCACGACTGGGCTTCGGCATCCGCTCTCCCCTCGACGAAGGCGCCCGCGCCCAGCATGTGGGAGTGA
- a CDS encoding DUF7882 family protein, which yields MGTLTYDSKLTVALDDRVLAHLQAVIWSKLRRGEQFAFTWTDPMRSGLGRTSVWLSPHIPLAFEYFGSRAPRLNPAWIDALTKSANSPGGLTLVAEPEGGDGVT from the coding sequence ATGGGCACTCTGACCTACGACTCGAAGCTGACCGTGGCGCTCGACGACCGCGTGCTGGCGCATCTGCAGGCTGTCATCTGGTCGAAGCTGCGCCGTGGCGAGCAGTTCGCGTTCACGTGGACCGACCCGATGCGCAGTGGCCTGGGGCGCACCTCGGTGTGGCTGAGCCCGCACATCCCGCTCGCGTTCGAGTACTTCGGCAGCCGGGCGCCGCGCCTGAACCCCGCGTGGATCGACGCGCTCACGAAGTCGGCGAACTCGCCGGGCGGTCTGACCCTGGTCGCCGAGCCCGAGGGCGGCGACGGCGTGACCTGA
- a CDS encoding EAL domain-containing protein, giving the protein MDIEAELARDLRDAVDGGQLQVAYQPLFDLSTVRGKRGVPAAVEALCRWLHPKHGVLMPDRFIPIAERENLIADIDARMLETAAAQVGRWQRAGSATLGLSVNASPTGVDAAFARRVADCADAAGLLPGTLVVEVTETPPPQIATAVVDAIPLLHAAGIAVSIDDFGGSETTLTMLEPLAIDEVKIDRSLTQRTDDAAERAIRDLVAGAVRHGWRVVAEGIETAADLARSRARGCHRGQGYLWSAPVEAREIERMLQVV; this is encoded by the coding sequence GTGGACATCGAGGCGGAGCTGGCGCGCGACCTGAGGGACGCCGTCGACGGCGGTCAGCTGCAGGTCGCCTACCAGCCGCTGTTCGATCTGTCGACGGTGCGCGGCAAGCGCGGCGTCCCCGCCGCGGTCGAGGCGCTCTGCCGTTGGCTGCACCCGAAGCACGGGGTGCTCATGCCCGACCGGTTCATCCCCATCGCCGAGCGCGAGAACCTCATCGCCGACATCGACGCGCGCATGCTCGAGACCGCCGCGGCACAGGTGGGCCGCTGGCAGCGGGCGGGGAGTGCGACCCTCGGCCTGTCGGTGAACGCCTCGCCGACCGGCGTCGACGCGGCCTTCGCGCGCCGTGTCGCGGACTGCGCCGACGCGGCGGGGCTGCTGCCGGGAACGCTCGTCGTGGAGGTCACCGAGACCCCGCCGCCGCAGATCGCGACCGCGGTGGTCGACGCGATCCCGCTCCTGCACGCGGCGGGCATCGCCGTCTCGATCGACGACTTCGGGGGGAGCGAGACCACGCTCACCATGCTCGAGCCCCTCGCGATCGACGAGGTCAAGATCGACCGATCGCTCACGCAGCGCACCGACGACGCTGCCGAGCGTGCGATCCGCGACCTGGTCGCGGGGGCTGTGCGGCACGGCTGGCGCGTCGTCGCCGAGGGGATCGAGACCGCCGCAGACCTGGCGCGGTCGCGGGCACGCGGGTGCCACCGCGGGCAGGGCTACCTCTGGTCGGCGCCGGTGGAGGCGCGCGAGATCGAGCGCATGCTCCAGGTCGTCTGA
- a CDS encoding DUF7882 family protein — MGTLHYGAPAVELPIDDRTLAHLELVIVAKLRRSEGFAFSLADDTGRRDVVWLSSATTLRFSYDGPMPEINRVWMQELADAANTPGGLRVTPEPDLRSR; from the coding sequence GTGGGAACATTGCACTACGGCGCACCGGCGGTCGAGCTTCCGATCGACGATCGCACGCTCGCACACCTCGAACTCGTGATCGTGGCGAAGCTGCGCCGCAGCGAAGGGTTCGCGTTCTCCCTCGCCGACGACACCGGCCGGCGCGACGTGGTGTGGCTGTCGTCGGCGACGACCCTGCGATTCAGCTACGACGGGCCGATGCCCGAGATCAACCGCGTGTGGATGCAGGAGCTCGCGGACGCCGCGAACACGCCCGGCGGGCTGCGGGTGACGCCCGAACCCGACCTGCGGTCGCGCTGA
- a CDS encoding sensor domain-containing diguanylate cyclase, with translation MPDPSAAALEDERRWTRDERRRLEECSIEPIRTPGVIQSHGTLLAVDEQTGAVVAASEDAAHWLGRQLADASDPTVGWAAVQAVAVDPVRVEFDGRRCDMIVHRGTAPLLVELEPVEPDLEYVRTGVVGAIQRIASITDPDLLRVTAAAEIKAVTGFDRVMCYHFHDDGHGEIVADEREPGMEPYGGLHFPASDIPSQARALYLEKRSRAIVDTADAGAAVLTTTGATSDLDLGVTELRAASPHHLQFMRNMDQAATVSLSLVHEQRLIGMITCAHRTPKRLPVLLRRALEVLAAQVATQLTAAEQIRALRRELDARERRTAVVAPMYGSQPTPTVLLRRDRTVLDVVPATGVYLRLADRVDILGVVPSVAGVSAIVDALGTDFHTDALPVDHPELAARVPGVAGTLAVPLSDAGDTLVFLRGEAAHEVEWLGDQTAANRDDPLSPRRSFSAWRESVTGRSLPWDEHLRDAADLAADIRAAMDRRREAELAELALHDALTGLYNRRYLDERLSALDDIAAARTAMVFVDLDDFKQINDTYGHETGDIVLSAVGRRLASHARSGDAVVRLGGDEFVIVLFDADGRDARRVGDRMLATLAEPIVVDELVLRITASAGVVAAGHDLHPSDLLSNADAAMYRAKRAGGARLSA, from the coding sequence GTGCCAGATCCATCCGCTGCCGCACTCGAAGACGAGCGGCGCTGGACCCGAGACGAACGGCGACGGCTCGAGGAGTGCTCGATCGAACCCATCCGCACACCCGGCGTGATCCAGTCCCACGGCACGCTGCTCGCCGTCGATGAGCAGACCGGGGCCGTCGTCGCCGCGAGCGAGGATGCTGCTCACTGGCTCGGCCGGCAGCTCGCCGACGCCTCCGATCCCACGGTCGGCTGGGCAGCCGTCCAGGCGGTGGCCGTCGACCCGGTGCGGGTCGAGTTCGACGGGCGGCGCTGCGACATGATCGTGCACCGCGGCACCGCGCCTCTGCTCGTCGAGCTGGAGCCGGTCGAGCCCGATCTCGAATACGTCCGCACCGGCGTCGTCGGCGCGATCCAGCGCATCGCCTCGATCACCGATCCCGATCTGCTGCGTGTGACGGCGGCCGCCGAGATCAAGGCCGTCACCGGCTTCGATCGGGTGATGTGCTACCACTTCCACGACGACGGACACGGCGAGATCGTCGCCGATGAGCGCGAACCCGGCATGGAGCCGTACGGCGGACTGCATTTCCCCGCATCCGACATCCCGTCGCAGGCGCGTGCGCTTTATCTCGAGAAGCGCTCGCGGGCGATCGTCGACACGGCCGACGCCGGCGCCGCCGTGCTCACCACCACCGGCGCGACATCCGATCTCGATCTCGGCGTGACCGAGCTGCGCGCGGCGTCGCCGCACCACCTGCAGTTCATGCGCAACATGGACCAGGCGGCGACCGTGTCGCTCTCGCTGGTGCACGAGCAGCGCCTGATCGGCATGATCACGTGCGCCCACCGCACTCCCAAGCGACTCCCGGTCCTCCTCCGCCGCGCCCTCGAGGTCTTGGCCGCGCAGGTGGCGACCCAGCTGACCGCGGCCGAGCAGATCCGGGCTCTGCGCCGGGAGCTCGACGCCCGCGAACGACGCACCGCGGTCGTCGCGCCGATGTACGGCTCACAGCCGACGCCGACCGTGCTGCTGCGCCGCGATCGCACGGTGCTCGACGTCGTGCCGGCGACCGGCGTCTACCTGCGCCTCGCCGACCGGGTCGACATCCTCGGCGTCGTGCCGTCCGTCGCCGGGGTGAGCGCAATCGTCGACGCGCTGGGCACCGACTTTCACACCGACGCGCTTCCGGTCGACCATCCCGAGCTCGCGGCACGCGTTCCCGGTGTGGCCGGGACGCTCGCGGTGCCGCTGTCGGATGCCGGCGACACCCTCGTCTTCCTCCGCGGGGAGGCTGCCCACGAGGTGGAGTGGCTCGGCGATCAGACGGCGGCCAACCGCGACGACCCCCTGTCGCCGCGGCGTTCATTCTCCGCCTGGCGGGAGAGCGTCACCGGCCGCAGCCTGCCATGGGACGAGCACCTGCGGGACGCCGCCGACCTCGCCGCCGACATCCGCGCTGCGATGGATCGTCGTCGCGAAGCGGAACTGGCCGAACTCGCCCTCCATGACGCGCTCACGGGCCTCTACAACCGGCGATACCTCGACGAGCGGCTCAGCGCGCTCGACGACATCGCCGCCGCGAGAACCGCGATGGTGTTCGTCGACCTCGATGACTTCAAGCAGATCAACGACACCTACGGTCACGAGACCGGTGACATCGTGCTCTCCGCGGTGGGTCGGCGCCTGGCCTCGCACGCCCGCAGCGGCGATGCGGTGGTGCGCCTGGGCGGCGACGAATTCGTGATCGTGCTCTTCGATGCCGACGGCCGTGACGCCCGGCGCGTGGGCGATCGCATGCTGGCGACCCTGGCCGAGCCGATCGTCGTCGACGAGCTGGTGCTGCGGATCACCGCATCCGCGGGCGTCGTCGCCGCGGGACACGACCTGCACCCGTCGGATCTGCTGTCGAACGCGGATGCCGCGATGTATCGAGCGAAGCGGGCGGGCGGCGCGCGCCTCTCGGCCTGA
- a CDS encoding LysR family transcriptional regulator, whose product MFELRRLRLLHELALRGTLAAVAEALAYSPSTISQQLTQLERDAGVALTVPDGRRLRLTEHGELLAAHAARALDLDEQVRGSLESLQPGVAAVRVATMQTVVHGVLPRALTLLADRHPDLRVEVTEAPPEEGLFELSARRFDLAIAEQYPGQTRAHRAGLQRRALGSDPLRLAVPPNDRASGLADLRGRAWVLEPTGTASRRWAVQQCRAAGFEPDVRFEIADLTAHAALIASGRAVGILPDLLWRGAVPPVTLLDLPGGPVRDVFVAHREPSALRPGIRAVIAALADAFDPGTPTSTVDG is encoded by the coding sequence GTGTTCGAGCTGCGCCGCCTGCGCCTGCTGCACGAACTCGCCCTGCGAGGCACACTGGCCGCCGTTGCCGAGGCGCTCGCCTACAGCCCGTCGACGATCTCGCAGCAGCTGACACAGCTCGAGCGCGATGCGGGGGTGGCGCTCACCGTTCCCGACGGGCGCCGGCTGCGTCTCACCGAGCACGGTGAACTGCTCGCCGCACACGCCGCGCGCGCCCTCGACCTCGATGAGCAGGTGCGCGGGTCGCTCGAATCGCTGCAGCCGGGCGTGGCCGCCGTGCGCGTCGCGACCATGCAGACCGTCGTGCACGGCGTACTGCCCCGCGCGCTGACGCTGCTCGCCGACCGTCACCCCGATCTGCGGGTGGAGGTGACGGAGGCTCCGCCGGAGGAGGGCCTGTTCGAGCTTTCGGCCCGTCGGTTCGATCTCGCGATCGCCGAGCAATACCCCGGCCAGACGCGCGCGCACCGCGCCGGTCTGCAGCGCAGGGCGCTCGGCAGCGACCCGCTCCGGCTGGCTGTCCCGCCGAATGACCGCGCCTCCGGCCTGGCCGATCTGCGGGGCCGCGCCTGGGTGCTGGAACCCACCGGCACCGCTTCGCGCCGCTGGGCGGTTCAGCAGTGTCGCGCCGCGGGGTTCGAGCCCGACGTGCGATTCGAGATCGCCGACCTCACCGCGCATGCCGCACTGATCGCGTCGGGCCGCGCCGTCGGCATCCTCCCCGACCTGCTGTGGCGCGGGGCAGTGCCGCCCGTGACACTGCTGGATCTTCCCGGCGGCCCGGTGCGCGACGTGTTCGTCGCGCACCGGGAGCCGTCGGCGCTGCGCCCCGGCATCCGCGCGGTGATCGCCGCGCTGGCCGACGCGTTCGACCCGGGCACGCCCACGTCGACGGTCGACGGGTGA
- a CDS encoding proline dehydrogenase family protein, whose protein sequence is MRSEVQSGVVAMNENPESSTASADEAVALAKRWIAESAEVEADPAAERLAGVLKDGNGLPFTIGFVDGVMRPESLSAAASNLQRVAPLVPDFLPWYLRTAVRVGGAVAPVLPMPVVPIARRVLREMVGHLIVDARPDKLGPAIAQLRESGARLNLNLLGEAVLGEKEALRRLDGIHELIRRDDVDYVSVKVSAIASHISMWAFDEVVDTVIERLLPLYLTAAANGTFINLDMEEYRDLDLTIAVFTRILDDPRLRLLEGGIVLQAYLPDAQPALERLTAWAQDRVAAGGARIKVRLVKGANLAMEHVDAVMHGWSLATYDAKVDSDANYLRCLRFALRPENTAAVRLGVAGHNLFDIAYAWLLAGERGVQADVEVEMLLGMAQGQVEAVTREVGHVLLYVPVVRPDEFDVAISYLVRRLEENASSENFLSAAFELADDPVLLVRERDRFLASLARADDPELSIGAHRHQDRAAEAAALAAGTDEKQRLRTRARGGDESGLTQAVIGIARSAVAGDEILQREPGETAPVAPTVEEQLFGGARFVETAVFAPREGAERAAGAPGFHNAPDSDPALPANRAWARGILSRVEHSTAGDATVAASRLSDIAAVDAVVARVGAAAAAWGARPAAERGDVLAAAGRALEARRAELIEVAASETGKVFAEADVEVSEAVDFAHYYAATARELDRVSGAVFEPALVTVVTPPWNFPVAIPSGGVLAALAAGSGVVFKPAPQARRCAAVVAEALWDAGVPRDVLALVDIDEGSLGQALVSHDDVDRVILTGSYETAALFRSWRPELPLLAETSGKNAMIVMPSADLDLAAGDVIKSAFGHAGQKCSAASLVILVGPVGHSQRFARQLVDAASSLRVGPPSDPLSEVGPVIEPPHGKLAWALSTLDEGEQWLVEPRRLDAGPELAGRMWSPGIRVGVQPGSRFHQEEFFGPVLGVMHASSLSQAIELQNAVAYGLTAGLYTQNPEDLEVWLDRVEAGNLYVNRGITGAIVQRQPFGGWKRSSVGAGAKAGGPNYLVGLGSWRASAGGQSSSTTLHLRGLDSRIAGVIEAAQPSLDYEAFEWLRRGALSDAIAWDREFGQVRDVSALGVERNLFRYRPVGEVAVRATADASWQALLRVIVAGVRAGAVLTVSAPVGLPAGVRRALTEQDVPVFVESDAQWIERMQLPAADGSDRSARARLVGSRSSVAQLHRALAAATGGDPDLAVYDADVTTAGRLELLPFLREQSITITAHRFGNPDRWSEAVI, encoded by the coding sequence ATGCGATCAGAGGTGCAGTCTGGAGTGGTGGCGATGAACGAGAACCCCGAGAGCTCCACGGCGTCGGCCGACGAAGCGGTCGCGCTGGCGAAGCGCTGGATCGCCGAGAGCGCCGAGGTCGAGGCCGACCCCGCGGCCGAGCGCCTCGCCGGAGTACTGAAGGACGGCAACGGGCTTCCGTTCACGATCGGCTTCGTCGACGGCGTCATGCGGCCGGAGTCGCTGTCGGCCGCGGCATCCAACCTGCAGCGGGTGGCCCCGCTCGTGCCCGACTTCCTGCCCTGGTACCTGCGCACGGCGGTCCGCGTCGGCGGCGCAGTCGCCCCGGTGCTGCCGATGCCGGTGGTGCCCATCGCACGGCGCGTGCTGCGCGAGATGGTCGGGCACCTCATCGTCGATGCCCGCCCCGACAAGCTCGGTCCGGCGATCGCGCAGCTCCGCGAGAGCGGGGCGCGTCTCAACCTGAACCTGCTCGGCGAGGCGGTGCTGGGCGAGAAGGAGGCGCTGCGGCGGCTCGACGGCATCCACGAGCTCATCCGTCGGGATGACGTCGACTATGTGTCGGTGAAGGTGTCGGCGATCGCCAGCCACATCTCGATGTGGGCATTCGACGAGGTCGTCGACACGGTGATCGAGCGCCTCCTCCCGCTGTACCTCACGGCAGCGGCGAACGGCACGTTCATCAACCTCGACATGGAGGAGTACCGCGATCTCGATCTGACGATCGCGGTGTTCACCAGAATCCTCGACGACCCGCGGCTGCGGCTGCTCGAAGGGGGGATCGTGCTGCAGGCGTACCTGCCCGACGCGCAGCCCGCCCTCGAGCGCCTCACCGCGTGGGCCCAGGACCGCGTCGCGGCGGGCGGTGCGCGGATCAAGGTGCGCCTCGTGAAGGGCGCGAATCTCGCGATGGAGCATGTCGACGCCGTCATGCACGGCTGGAGCCTCGCCACGTACGACGCGAAGGTCGACTCCGACGCGAACTACCTGCGGTGCCTGCGCTTCGCCCTCCGGCCCGAGAACACCGCCGCCGTGCGCCTCGGGGTCGCGGGGCACAACCTCTTCGACATCGCCTACGCGTGGCTGCTCGCCGGCGAGCGCGGTGTGCAGGCCGATGTCGAGGTCGAGATGCTGCTGGGCATGGCGCAGGGGCAGGTCGAAGCCGTCACCCGCGAGGTGGGGCACGTGCTGCTGTACGTGCCCGTCGTGCGGCCCGACGAGTTCGACGTCGCCATCAGCTACCTGGTGCGGCGGCTGGAGGAGAACGCGTCGAGCGAGAACTTCCTCTCGGCCGCGTTCGAGCTCGCCGATGATCCGGTTCTGCTCGTGCGCGAGCGCGACCGCTTCCTCGCCTCACTCGCCCGGGCCGACGACCCGGAGTTGTCGATCGGTGCCCACCGCCACCAGGACCGCGCCGCCGAGGCGGCTGCGCTCGCCGCCGGCACCGACGAGAAGCAGAGGCTCCGCACCCGTGCGCGCGGCGGCGACGAGTCCGGTCTCACCCAGGCGGTCATCGGCATCGCGCGCTCCGCCGTCGCCGGCGACGAGATCCTGCAGCGCGAGCCGGGAGAGACCGCTCCGGTCGCGCCGACGGTCGAGGAGCAGCTCTTCGGCGGCGCGAGGTTCGTCGAGACCGCCGTGTTCGCCCCCCGGGAGGGCGCGGAGCGCGCCGCCGGGGCCCCGGGCTTCCACAACGCCCCCGACTCCGATCCGGCGCTGCCCGCCAACCGCGCCTGGGCGCGCGGCATCCTCTCCCGCGTCGAGCACTCCACCGCGGGCGATGCGACTGTCGCGGCGTCGCGCCTCTCCGACATCGCCGCCGTCGACGCCGTCGTCGCACGGGTCGGCGCAGCGGCGGCCGCGTGGGGTGCGCGTCCTGCCGCCGAGCGCGGTGACGTGCTGGCCGCCGCAGGTCGCGCTCTCGAGGCCCGACGCGCCGAACTCATCGAGGTCGCAGCGTCCGAGACCGGCAAGGTGTTCGCCGAGGCCGATGTCGAGGTGAGCGAAGCCGTCGACTTCGCCCACTACTACGCGGCGACCGCGCGTGAACTCGACCGCGTGAGCGGGGCGGTGTTCGAGCCCGCCCTGGTGACCGTCGTCACGCCGCCCTGGAACTTCCCCGTCGCGATCCCCTCCGGTGGCGTGCTCGCCGCGCTCGCCGCCGGGTCGGGCGTGGTCTTCAAGCCGGCTCCGCAGGCGCGCCGCTGTGCGGCTGTCGTCGCCGAGGCGCTGTGGGATGCCGGTGTGCCGCGCGACGTGCTCGCTCTGGTCGACATCGACGAGGGCTCCCTCGGCCAGGCGCTCGTCTCGCACGACGACGTCGACCGCGTCATCCTCACCGGGTCGTACGAGACCGCGGCGCTGTTCCGCTCCTGGCGGCCGGAGCTGCCGCTGCTGGCGGAGACCAGCGGCAAGAACGCCATGATCGTGATGCCGTCCGCCGACCTCGACCTCGCCGCGGGCGACGTGATCAAGAGCGCCTTCGGTCACGCCGGGCAGAAGTGCTCCGCCGCGTCGCTCGTCATCCTCGTCGGTCCGGTCGGTCACTCGCAGCGCTTCGCGCGCCAGCTCGTCGACGCCGCATCGTCGCTGCGGGTCGGCCCGCCGTCCGACCCGCTGTCCGAGGTCGGGCCGGTCATCGAGCCGCCGCACGGCAAGCTCGCGTGGGCGCTGTCGACCCTCGACGAGGGCGAGCAGTGGCTCGTCGAGCCGCGCCGCCTCGACGCGGGCCCCGAGCTCGCGGGGCGCATGTGGTCGCCCGGCATCCGTGTGGGCGTGCAGCCGGGCTCGCGGTTCCACCAGGAGGAGTTCTTCGGGCCGGTGCTCGGCGTCATGCACGCGTCGTCGCTGTCGCAGGCGATCGAGCTGCAGAACGCCGTCGCGTACGGGCTGACCGCCGGGCTCTACACCCAGAACCCCGAAGACCTCGAGGTGTGGCTCGACCGCGTCGAGGCGGGCAACCTCTACGTCAACCGCGGCATCACCGGCGCGATCGTGCAGCGCCAGCCGTTCGGCGGATGGAAGCGGTCCTCGGTCGGCGCGGGGGCGAAGGCGGGCGGCCCGAACTACCTCGTCGGCCTCGGCTCGTGGCGGGCCTCTGCCGGCGGGCAGTCGTCGTCGACGACCCTTCACCTGCGCGGGCTCGATTCGCGCATCGCCGGCGTGATCGAGGCCGCCCAGCCGTCGCTCGACTACGAGGCGTTCGAGTGGCTGCGCCGCGGCGCGCTGTCGGACGCGATCGCGTGGGACCGTGAGTTCGGGCAGGTTCGCGACGTGTCGGCGCTCGGCGTCGAGCGCAACCTCTTCCGGTACCGCCCGGTGGGCGAGGTCGCCGTGCGCGCGACGGCGGATGCCTCGTGGCAGGCGCTGCTGCGCGTGATCGTCGCGGGCGTGCGCGCCGGCGCGGTGCTCACCGTCAGCGCGCCGGTCGGCCTCCCGGCCGGTGTGCGCCGCGCCCTCACCGAGCAGGACGTGCCGGTGTTCGTCGAGAGCGACGCGCAGTGGATCGAACGGATGCAGCTGCCGGCGGCCGACGGGTCGGATCGTTCTGCCCGCGCCCGCCTGGTGGGCTCGCGCTCCTCGGTCGCGCAGCTGCACCGTGCGCTGGCTGCGGCGACCGGCGGAGACCCCGACCTGGCGGTCTACGACGCCGACGTGACGACCGCCGGGCGGCTCGAGCTGCTGCCGTTCCTCCGCGAGCAGTCGATCACGATCACCGCGCACCGATTCGGCAACCCCGACCGCTGGTCGGAGGCGGTGATCTGA
- a CDS encoding LacI family DNA-binding transcriptional regulator: MHEVAARARVSIKTVSNVVNGYPHIRPATKERVEKAIAELGYKVNMSARSLRKGRAGVIGLALPELALPYFAELADAVMVAAEKHGVSVLIEHTAAQREREFEVLRSPRRSLTDGLLFSPLEMGQDDVGALNVDYPLVLLGERIFGGPVDHVTMANVDGARAATAHLIERGARRIAVVGGHEGEVVGSAALRTTGYRRALDDAGIAFDPVLVREAGLWHRSTGAEAVRRMIDEGVEFDAVFGLNDALALGALHELHQRHIDVPGRVKVIGFDDIEDAAYATPTLSTISPGKAQIAQTAVDFIVERIMEPDLLIGPRYVEAAYAVVARESTGG; the protein is encoded by the coding sequence ATGCACGAGGTCGCCGCGCGCGCGCGGGTGTCGATCAAGACCGTGTCGAACGTCGTCAACGGCTACCCGCACATCCGCCCGGCGACCAAGGAGCGGGTCGAGAAGGCGATCGCCGAGCTCGGCTACAAGGTGAACATGTCGGCGCGGAGCCTGCGCAAGGGGCGCGCAGGGGTCATCGGGCTCGCGCTCCCCGAGCTCGCCCTGCCGTACTTCGCCGAGCTTGCCGACGCCGTGATGGTCGCGGCCGAGAAGCACGGCGTCTCGGTGCTGATCGAGCACACCGCCGCCCAGCGCGAGCGCGAGTTCGAGGTGCTCCGCAGCCCGCGGCGCAGCCTCACCGACGGACTGCTGTTCTCGCCGCTCGAGATGGGCCAGGACGACGTCGGTGCGCTCAACGTGGACTACCCGCTCGTGCTCCTCGGCGAGCGCATCTTCGGCGGTCCGGTCGACCACGTGACCATGGCGAACGTCGACGGGGCGCGGGCGGCGACGGCGCACCTCATCGAGCGCGGCGCCCGTCGCATCGCCGTCGTCGGCGGGCACGAGGGCGAGGTCGTCGGCTCGGCGGCTCTTCGGACGACCGGCTACCGTCGCGCCCTCGATGACGCGGGCATCGCGTTCGATCCGGTGCTGGTGCGCGAGGCAGGCCTGTGGCACCGCTCGACCGGCGCCGAAGCGGTGCGACGGATGATCGACGAGGGCGTCGAGTTCGATGCGGTGTTCGGGCTCAACGACGCGCTCGCCCTCGGCGCGCTGCACGAGCTGCACCAGCGCCACATCGACGTGCCCGGGCGGGTGAAGGTGATCGGCTTCGACGACATCGAGGATGCCGCCTACGCGACGCCGACCCTCTCGACGATCTCACCCGGCAAGGCACAGATCGCCCAGACGGCCGTCGACTTCATCGTCGAGCGGATCATGGAGCCCGATCTGCTGATCGGCCCCCGCTACGTCGAGGCCGCGTACGCCGTCGTCGCCCGTGAGTCGACCGGCGGCTGA
- a CDS encoding YesL family protein — protein sequence MTAPSAERRSPASADLADVPGWAGAVMLVLRAITQLVGIHVLIVLGTLAGGIVGGLAPAATAARSLTSHLADGTAGLAMWREFWGAWRSSFRRANLLALPFWGIGVLLATDAWALAQTTGAVRAAMGVALVVVTAYALVALAYLPLVAGEFDDPWGASIRYLLLAPALHPGRGCAILVSLAAIGWAYWMVPPVAVLLGLAAPILVTGWIAAPALAASADSAASD from the coding sequence ATGACCGCCCCGAGCGCCGAGCGCCGCTCCCCCGCCTCCGCCGACCTGGCCGACGTGCCCGGGTGGGCGGGGGCGGTGATGCTCGTGCTGCGGGCGATCACCCAGCTGGTGGGCATCCATGTGCTGATCGTGCTCGGCACGCTCGCCGGCGGCATCGTGGGCGGACTCGCCCCCGCCGCGACAGCCGCGCGCTCGCTCACGTCGCACCTCGCCGACGGCACTGCGGGCCTCGCGATGTGGCGCGAGTTCTGGGGTGCATGGCGGTCGTCGTTCCGTCGCGCCAATCTGCTCGCCCTGCCGTTCTGGGGCATCGGCGTGCTGCTGGCGACGGATGCCTGGGCGCTGGCGCAGACCACCGGCGCGGTGCGCGCGGCGATGGGCGTCGCCCTCGTCGTCGTGACCGCGTACGCGCTGGTCGCGCTGGCGTACCTCCCCCTCGTGGCCGGTGAGTTCGACGACCCGTGGGGTGCGAGCATCCGGTACCTCCTGCTCGCACCGGCTCTGCACCCGGGGCGCGGGTGCGCGATCCTCGTCAGCCTCGCGGCGATCGGCTGGGCGTACTGGATGGTCCCGCCGGTGGCCGTGCTGCTCGGTCTCGCCGCGCCGATCCTCGTGACCGGGTGGATCGCCGCGCCGGCGCTGGCGGCGTCCGCGGACTCCGCCGCATCCGACTGA